From the Ensifer adhaerens genome, the window GTCTCGGGCTATGCCGATGCGGCAAGCGGCGACCATCGCCTGCTCGTCTTCGAAGGCGAGCGGCTTCTGGCCGCGCTTTTCGTTTCGCGCGGCCCGGTCGCCGTTTCGCGGCAATGGGCGGTGGAGCAACTGACGGTCAGCCATGCAGACCCCTCCGCCCGTTTCATGCTGGTTGCGGGGCGGCCCGCACCGGGGCGGCCAGACAAGGGAGCCATCGTCTGCTCGTGCTTCTCGGTCGGCGTCAACGAGATCGCCTGCGCGGTGCGCGAAGGCTGCTGGTCGGTCGAGAAGGTCGGCGAAAGCCTCAATGCTGGCACCAATTGCGGCTCCTGCCGCCCGGAAATCAGGAGGATCATCGATGCGACGCAAATCCTTGCCGCCGAGTGACAGTTCCGAGCGGATCGCGCCGCTCGCCAAGCTGCCGGTCTTCTGGTCGCTGACCGACAAGCGCGTTGTCGTCGCCGGCGGATCGGATGCCGCCGCCTGGAAGGCCGAGCTGCTCGCCGCCTGCGGCGCGAAAGTCGAGGTCTATTCCGAGCCGCATGAGGTCGGAGAAACCATGCAGGCGCTGATCGCCGAGGAGAAGGTTTCCCTGAAGCCGCATCTCTGGCATGTCGGCGTCTTCGAAGGCGCGAGCCTTGCCCTTGGCGATTGCGAGGGGGAGGACGAGGCTCGCGCCTTCACTTGCGCGGCCCGCGCAGCGGGTGTGCCATACAATGTCATCGACAAGCCGGCCTTCTGCCAGTTTCAGTTCGGCTCCATCGTCAACCGATCGCCGGTCATCGTTTCGATCTCCACCGATGGTGCCGCACCGATCCTGGCGCAGGCGATCCGCCAGCGCATCGAAACGCTGCTGCCGCCTGCGCTGAAGGATTGGGCGCAGCTTGCCCGGCAGGTGCGCGAGGCCGTGACGCTGCGCCTGTCGCCCGGCCCGGCCCGCCGCCGGTTCTGGGAGCATTTCGTCGATCGCTGCATGGGCTCCAACCAGCCGCCGCCGCATGATGCGGCAAAACAATTGATGGCGGCGGCCGAATGGATCGCCGCCGCGCCCGCCTCCGGTTCGGCCACATTTGTCGGCGCCGGCCCCGGCGATGCGGAACTGCTGACGCTCAAGGCCATGCGTGCGCTTCAGTCCGCCGACGTTATCCTCTTTGATGAACTCGTGTCTCAGGACATCCTGGAACTCGCGCGGCGCGAGGCCAAGCGCCTTCTCGTCGGCAGCAGCTTCGGCCATGCCGGCCAGGAAGAAGGCGACATGCAGCTGATCGAGCGCTTTGTGAGCGCGGGAAAGCGTGTCGTCCGGCTGATACCCGGCGACCCTGCAGCGCAGACCGATATAGGGAAGCAGATCGGCGGGCTCCGGCGCAAGGGCGTAGCCGTTCACATCGTGCCCGGGATCGCCATCGCCGCCTCCCACGCAGCAACCAACGACACATCAAGGCTCTGCGATCACGACAAGCAGCAGCGGCTTCCTCTCTCGCTGGAACCGCTTTAGGCGGTCGAAACACAATTCTTGATGCAGATCGCGGGATAGAAATTCCCGCTATGGTAAGCCATCCGTCAACGGACTGTTGCCAGAAAACATCCTCGCGCCTTACGAAAAAATTATCGCCGTCGGAGCAATATGGTTCATCGGATAGACGGCGAAACATATTTCATGATCTGCCAAGGC encodes:
- a CDS encoding uroporphyrin-III C-methyltransferase / precorrin-2 dehydrogenase / sirohydrochlorin ferrochelatase, translated to MRRKSLPPSDSSERIAPLAKLPVFWSLTDKRVVVAGGSDAAAWKAELLAACGAKVEVYSEPHEVGETMQALIAEEKVSLKPHLWHVGVFEGASLALGDCEGEDEARAFTCAARAAGVPYNVIDKPAFCQFQFGSIVNRSPVIVSISTDGAAPILAQAIRQRIETLLPPALKDWAQLARQVREAVTLRLSPGPARRRFWEHFVDRCMGSNQPPPHDAAKQLMAAAEWIAAAPASGSATFVGAGPGDAELLTLKAMRALQSADVILFDELVSQDILELARREAKRLLVGSSFGHAGQEEGDMQLIERFVSAGKRVVRLIPGDPAAQTDIGKQIGGLRRKGVAVHIVPGIAIAASHAATNDTSRLCDHDKQQRLPLSLEPL